DNA sequence from the Parasphingorhabdus cellanae genome:
AAAAAGATTCCAGCTTCCGCTGGAATGACGAATAAGTCTGCGCTGCCGGCCCCGTCTGGCGCCAGCCCCTTCAAAATCTCACAATGTCGGGATGACTGCTATTTAGGGACTGATTCCCAAATTTGCAACGCCTTAATTTTGATGCTGCGTCTGGGCTCCGGGCGCAGGATCAAGCAACCAGCGCGCCAATAGCCAGGCCAATGCCGCGCCGACAAATTGGGCAGCGACAAATCCCGCCACATCCATGGGCGCGATTCCGGCGAAGCTGTTGGAAAAAGCGCGGCCCACTGTGATTGCCGGATTGGCAAAACTGGTCGAACTGGTGAACCAGTATCCCGCCGAGATATAGAGCCCTACCGCTGGTGCCACCCAATCGGGGCGAAAGCGCACTGTACCCAATATCGTGAACAGCAATCCGAAAGTCGCGATCAGCTCGCCGAGCCATTGGCCGCCACCGGTTCGGGTTTTCTCGCTCAGCTGGAATACCGGCATTTCGAACATGACATGCGCCGCCCAGACGCCAATCAGACCACCGATTAGTTGCGCAATGACAAACAAAACGCCACCTTTCAGTGTCAGTTCTTTACGCAAGACCATAACGAAAGTGACTGCCGGATTGAAATGCGCTCCGGATATCGGCGCCAATATCGCGATCAGCACAAATAATATCGCGCCGGTTGCCAGCGTATTGCCGAGCAGAGCGATAGCGACATTCCCGTCCGCCAGATTTTCGGCCATGATCCCGGAGCCAACCACGGTGACAAACAGGAAAAATGAACCCAGCGCTTCGGCGCCGAGCTCCTGCGCCCTTGAAAAATCCCCCATTTTCCGCGCCTTAGTTCAAGCAGCACGCAGCGTCGGATTGACCGCTGCCAAGGTCTGGTAACTTCCCATAATGGGTGACCTGTCCGTCGGTGTAAAAGGCTTCCCAGATCAGGCCGTCAGGGTCCTGTGTCCAGTTTTTCTCTGATGAGGCATAGCAGCAGGTGGTCGCGCCTTCCTCAAACCGTGGACCGGCGGCGTCCTGTATGCGCTCATAGACCCCTTGCAATTCCTCCGGGCTTTCCGCCTGCAGGCCGACATGGGCGATGCCGATTTCATCGTTGGCGGGCTCGATCGAGAAATTGATAAACGGATCGTCCAGCATCCACTTGATATAATCGGGTTTCACCACGGCCGGTTGTTGACCGAACAGGTTCGCATAGTAGGCACGGGATTTTTCGAGATCCGAGACTTTCAGGTTCAAGTGAAATCTTTTCATGCGTCTTGTCCTTCCATACATGCATCAGCTGCATCGGCCGACTCACAGCCGTCACCTTCGCAGCAATTTTCCAAGAGAAACGCCATCAGCTGGTTCATCGCCTGAAAATCGGCGCGATAGATGATCGATCGCCCATCCCTTTCGTCACTCACTACACCGCCATTTTTAAGGTGCGACAGGTGAAAAGATAGCGAACTGGCTGGCATATCGAGTTGTTTGGCGATCTGCCCCGCCGGCAATCCGCCGCGCCCCGCCTGCACCAGCAAGCGAAATATCGCCAGGCGATGCTCCTGCGCCAATGCAGAGAGGGCATGGACGGCGGTATGGTTTCGAATCGTTTCCATATTTCCAGTAATATCGAAATATAAACGCAGAGTCAATCTCCGCGGCCCTTTCGTAACCTTTAACAGCCGTAAAAGGGCTTAAACAGCCACCACATTGTAAACGAGCTGTACAATATAAATGATCAGGAGGACCGCCCCCTCCCACCGCGATATTCTCCGCCCGGTAGCAGCGAAGATCATCAGCAGCACCGATGTCGCAATCAGCAAGGGCAACCCATAATTGGTAATCTCTGCCGGGATCGTCCCCGGTGCAATCACCGCCGTAACGCCGCCAATCAGCAGCAGGTTGAAGATATTCGAGCCCAGCACATTGCCCAGCGCAACCGCACTCGCCCCCTTGTAAGCCGCGATGACCGAGGTCACCAGTTCCGGCAGTGAGGTTCCGATAGCGATGACCGTCAGACCAATGACAGCCTCGCTCAGCCCCACCAGCCGCGCCAGGTCAACCGCCCCTTCCACAAGCCAGCGGCCACCCGCGACGATTAGTATAATCCCGCCGATAAGGATAAGAATGGAGCGCCAGAGCGGCTCCTCGTCGTGCAGATGGGTGTCGGTAACTTCCAGCGACTCTGCCTTCTCGTGCAGAGCACTTGCGCCGACGGGTTGGGTTCGTTCGGCCCAATAGGCATAGCTGAGATACGCGCAAAGAAGGATAAGAAAACCGGCACCAATGGCGACAGTGATCCCACTTGTTTTGGCCACAAACCAAAGGACAACAGTCGCAACCAACGCCAGACCACCATCCCGCCATAACGGCCCGCGCGGTACAGCCATGGGTAAAATCAAAGATGCCGTGCCCAAGATCAGCAGGCTATTAGCCAAGTTCGATCCCACAACGTTACCCCAGGCGATACCGGGCGATCCTGCCCGTGCCGCCTCGACACTCGCCACCAGTTCAGGAGCCGACGTCCCGAAGCCCACAATCGTGAGACCAATAAGCAATTCCGACATGCCTGCCCGCTCGGCGACCCGAACCGCACCACGTACCAGCAGTTCACCACCGACGATGAGGACAACGAAACCGACCAACAATAAGAAAAGCGCGATTAGCATGTCAGATCAGCTCAACCGTCTCTTTTGCCCAGCAGCCGCAACCGCAGGGCGTTAAGTTTGATAAAACCTTCAGCATCCTTCTGATCATAAGCGCCAGCGTCATCTTCAAAGGTCACCACATCTTCACTATAGAGATTGAAATTCACGTCCGCCTTACGACCGACTACGTTCACTGAACCTTTGTAAAGCTTTAACCGAACCGTTCCGGTCACACGTTCCTGACTCTTGTCAATTGCAGCCTGCAACATCTCCCGCTCTGGCGCGAACCAAAAGCCGTTATAGACAAGCTCTGCATAGCGCGGGGCCAGTTCGTCTTTCATATGCGCAGCGCCGCTGTCGAGGGTCAATTGTTCAATCCCGCGATGGGCCGCGTGATAAATGGTTCCCCCCGGCGTTTCGTACATACCGCGTGATTTCATACCGACAAAGCGGTTTTCGACTAGGTCGAGCCGGCCAATGCCATGCTCACGACCATAATCATTGAGTTTTTCCAACAAGGTCGCAGGGCTCATGCCTTCGCCATTAATCGCAACACCATCACCGCGTTCAAAGTCGATGGTGATATATTCCGGCTTGTCCGGCGCGTCTTCGGGATTATTAGTCCGCGAATAGACATAATCCGGCACTTCTTCCCAAGGGTCTTCCAGCACTTTGCCTTCGGACGATGTGTGAAGCATATTCGCGTCGGTTGAGAAAGGCGCTTCACCGCGCTTGTCCTTCGGCACAGGGATTTGGTGTTTTTCAGCAAATTCAATCAGACGCGTCCGACTGGTCAAATCCCATTCGCGCCATGGCGCGATTACCTTCACATCGGGGTTCAAGCCATAATAGCCAAGTTCAAAGCGAATCTGGTCATTACCCTTTCCGGTTGCACCATGGGATACAGCATCAGCACCGGTCAGCTTGGCAATCTCAATCTGGCGCTTGGAAATCAGCGGCCGTGCAATCGATGTGCCGAGCAAATATAGCCCTTCATAAAGAGCGTTGGCCCGCATCATCGGAAAGACATAATCTTTCACAAATTCTTCGCGTAGATCATCAATGAAAATATGCTCGGGTTTCACGCCTAGCATCTCAGCCGTCTTACGTGCCGGGCCTAATTCTTCGCCCTGCCCCAAATCGGCAGTAAATGTTACGACTTCGCAGCTATATTCCTGCTGCAACCACTTCAATATAACACTCGTGTCCAGACCGCCAGAAAAGGCCAGAACCACACGCTTTACGGAATCGCTCATTTTAGTACTTTCGAAAAAGGAACAGAGGCGCGCCTAACAGGCTGAAACAAGCGGTGCAATATGATATGGGAGAGATTGGAGGAGGAAATATGGCAAAAACACAGACCGAGAATAAAACTGTCGCAACAACGGCGGATGTGCAGGCTTTTATTAATGCAGTCGAACCAGAGTGGAAACGAGATGACGCAAAAATAGTTGCCACAATGATGGAGCGCTTGTCAGGACACAAACCTAAAATGTGGGGGCCCTCTATGATTGGCTTTGGTCAATATCACTACGTTTATGACAGTGGCCGCGAAGGAGACATGATGCGGACAGGGTTCAGCCCGCGCAAGACTGCGCTAACACTTTATTGTATCGGCGGCTTCAAGAATAAGGAAAAACTGCTTGCCAAACTCGGCAAGCATAGCCTTGGCAAAAGCTGCCTCTACGTAAAACGCCTATCCGATATAGATATCAACATACTTGAGGAAATTATCGCCAAGGATCTAGAATATATGGCAAAGAAATATCCCGGATAATCAGCCTTTCAGCTGTTTTTCCGTTTCGCCGATATAGTCACGTATTAAAGGCAGCGTGTGCCGGTTGCGACTAAACTGAATTTGGTAATTGCACATGCTGCCGCTCTCAAAGGCCGCCGTCGCACCCGCCAGATAGAATGTCCACAAGCGGAAAAATCGTTCATCGTAAAGTGCAACAATCTTGTCTTTATTCGCCACTGTCCGTTTGTACCATTCGCGCAACGTCAGCGCATAATGCAGCCGGAGTGTTTCGATATCAGTTGCCATCAAGCGAAAATGCTCACTTGCTTCAACCGTCTCGCTTAGAGCAGGAATATAGCCGCCGGGAAAAATATATTTGCGAGTGAAAGCATCAGTCGTTCCTGGCTTTCCCATCCTTCCGATCGTATGGAGCAGCATTACCCCATCGTCAGTCATCAAATTTGCTGCACAGCGGAAAAAGGTCTTAAAATTGGGCGTCCCGACATGTTCAAACATACCAACCGAAACGATCCTGTCAAACTGACCCGCCTCGCGTTCTGCCAAATCACGATAGTCGATCAATTCAAATTTGACCTTGTCCGCGACGCCATCTTTTTCGGCACGCTCCTGTGCGACCTTCAACTGTTCTTCACTCAGCGTAATACCGAGCATCTCTACACCGAATTTCCGGTTGAGATATAGCGCCATTCCGCCCCAACCGCAGCCGATATCCAGCAAGCGCTGGCCAGTTCTCAGGTCCAACTTCGCCGCAATATGTGCTTTCTTATCCCGTTGCGCTTGTTCCAGTGTGTTGTCCGGATCTGTCCAGTAGGCACAGCTATACTGCATGTCTTCATCGAGAAACAACTCATAGAGATCGCGGCTCAAATCATAGTGATGCGCCACATTCGCTTTCGATCGAACTTGTCCGTTGATCCGATCCAAACGACCTGCAATCAAGCTTTTGGCTCTCTTGAAAGCACTGGGGTTATTTAGACGACCGCCGCGATCCCATCGTCTGTTGGCGCGCAACAACTGAACCAGCTCCATGATATCGCCTTGCTCCATAATCAGGCGGCCATCCATAAAGGTCTCAGCCGCTCCTAAGCGCGGGTCGAGCAATATCTGACGCATAACAGCTTTGTCGGCAAGGCGCACAGTTACGTCCGGAAAGCCAGTTTCCGGACTTCCAAATTTTTCTGTGGATCCATCGGCGTGGATAACGGCGATCGTTCCCTTTTTTACGACGCTTCCCAAAAAGCGACCCAATATGGACATTCACTATATCTCCGCACAAGAACAGACCCGCGTCAAATTCCGGCATACCATTCATAATTGGCGACATCTTCCCAATAGCCGCCTTTACCTGAACCAATATTGTCCAGGGTAGAAACAGCCTCAATCTCGGTCACATATTTGGCATGTTTATAACCAAGCTGCCGCTCAACCCGAAGGCGCAAGGGTGCGCCATTTTCAATCGGGACAGCCTCATCATTTAGCCTGTGCGCCATGATCGTTTGTGGATGAAAGGCGTCAAGCAGGTCGATGCTTTCATAATAGGGCCGCCCGCCAAGCAAGTCCGCACAGTGGAACACCAGAAATTTGGCTTTGTCCTGCAATTGCGCCAAATCGAGCAATAATTTCAGTGGCACGCCGGTCCACTGGCCAATTGCGCTCCAGCCCTCAACACAATCATGCCGGGTAATTTGCGTGCGCTGTGGCATGGATAGCAAAGCAGACATTGAGAAGCTTTGCGGCTTGGCGAATAAACCTGTCAATCGCAATTGCCAGTCAGCGAAGCCCTGAGCCGCACTCTCAGCATAGACAGGGGTACCAGGGTCGCGCGTCCCATTGGCGCGGAACTTGGGTGACAAGTCAGCAACACTATATTCGCTAGCCAATTCCATCCGATCACCAAGTGCCCGTTGCACGAGGAAATTCGCATCCTCAGCACTGGCAAGAATGTTTTGAAAGCCCGAACTACGGCTCAATGCATCACAGCCGCTTAACAGCCCACCGGCACCAAGGGCAGCGCTGGTAATAAGTGACCGGCGCGTCAGAAATTTATGCATCGCCGCTTCCTTTCCGTTTACCGCCGGTGATCATTGCCCAGGTTTGTCTAAACGGGCCAGCCAAGAGCAATGTCACCATGTGGACAATGAAAAACAGTATCAGAAGAAACATGCCTAGAAAATGAATAGACCGGGCAGACTGCCGACCACCAAAAATATCAGTGAGCCAAGGCCAATTGGCATCCATTGCAGGTGACATCGCCAGCCCTGTAAAAATCATGAGAGGTAGTATGATGAAAATCACCCCGATATAACTGAATTTTTGCAGAATATTATAGATATTGACGGCATCGGCTTCATGAAACCGTAACCGCGTATGATTTTTTATATCTCTCCAAATATGGGAGGGTCGCCAATCTGAACGGGTTAAGTGTAAATCTTTTTGCACATGCCGGTCAAACAATGATCGGATCATGAAAAAACCGAGTCCAACACTGAATATCCAGGCAAAAAAGAAATGCCAGCGCCGCCCTTCTGCCAAGCTGTAATAGGAAGGAATGGTCGCCCATCCGGGGAAGGCCCAGGTCTGAATATTTCCGTTGCTGTCGCGCCAATTACCGATGAAGCCGGTGGTCTCGATCTTCGTTTCACCTAAACGAACATAGCCGAGTGTTTCAGACGACCCGACAGCGGCCCAAGCATAGTCATCATTGGCGCCATATTCGCCCCAATATAACCGGGGATGCGCATTGAAAATGGTCAGCCCGCTCATCACAAGGACAAGGAGGCACAGCGCATTGATCCAATGCCAGAGCCGGGTTGTCAGCCGATGGCGCGTAAGCTTGTTTTTTGCCGCTCTTGTCATTTCGATCTTCATTCTAATCAGTTGTTCGACAAAAGAAAGTTAGTCGTTACACTGCAACAAAAGAAACCTGTTCCGAGACACAATTAATTTTCTCAATTTCGAGGTATCCATGACCAAAAACCGCCAAGTCATCCAACTCGACCCAGATCCACTCGCCCCTTACGCAATTGCGCCAGGCTGGCGGGTCGGCGATTTCCTGTTCCTCTCCGGTCAGGCAGCGATTGACGAGACAGGCAATATTGTCGGTGCAGCGGACTTTGATCAGCAAGTCGCTCAGACGTTTGTCAATATCGACCGCGTGCTCGCCGGCGGCGGCAGTAGCCGAGACAAAGTCGTCAAAGTCACGATCTACCTAACGGACATGGCTTATTTCTCGCAGATTGTCGAAGCTAGGAAACAGTATTTTTCTGCGCCCTACCCTGCTGACACGATTGTTGAAGTTAAAGCTCTAGCGTTGCCTGATCTGATGGTCGAAATTGACGTGATCGCAACGGTTTAAAGCCGAAACCTTACCCTAAAGCCGCCTGTTTTTCTTCGGCCAAACGATCAAGTTCGGCACGGCTTTTCTTTTCGCTGGCAGATTTTAACTGGCCACAAGCGGCCATGATATCACGGCCACGAGGGGTACGCACAGGAGCGCTAATCCCGGCGTCGAAAACAATCTTCGAAAAGGCTTTAATACGTTCTGGCGAAGAACATTCATATTGGGAACCAGGCCACGGGTTGAACGGGATCAGATTTACCTTGGCCGGCAAGTCATATTGCCGCAAGAGATTGACCAGCTCGCGCGCATCTTCGTCGCTGTCATTTTTGTCCTTTAGCATGACATATTCGAAAGTGATCCGCCGCGAATTGCTGGAACCGGGATAATCGGCACAGGCTTGCAGCAATTCTTCAATCGAATATTTGCGGTTGAGTGGGACAATCTCATCGCGCGTTTCTTTATTTACCGCGTGGAGCGATATGGCCAGATTCACACTTATCTCTTCGCCAGCGCGAGCGATCATCGGCACCACCCCGCTGGTCGACAAAGTAATCCGGCGGCGTGACAGAGCCAGACCGGCGCCATCCATCACAACCTTCATCGCATCCCGGACATTGTCAAAATTATAGAGTGGCTCCCCCATGCCCATCAGCACGATATTGGTCAGCAAGCGGCCGTCTGATTTATACGCCTGATTATACTCCTTGGTATTTTCTGCTTCTTCTTCATCAGCGAAATCCATGACACCTTTTGGCCACTCGCCCAGGGCATCGCGGGCCAGCATGACCTGTCCAACAATTTCGCCGGGCGTCAGGTTGCGTACCAGCCGCATTGTCCCGGTATGGCAAAAGCGGCAATTCAGCGTACATCCGACCTGCGAAGAAATGCAGAGCGTCCCGCGGTCTTCATCAGGGATGAAAACCATTTCATAATCCTGTTTGTCGGCAGATCGCAGCAACCATTTGCGTGTGCCGTCCTCGGACAGATGGGCCTCGACAATTTCCGGCCGGCCGATCACAAACCGTTCAGCCAGCCACGGACGCAGGGTTTTGCTCATGTCGGTCATCACCGCGAAATCACTGATGCCGCGATGGTACATCCAATGGAATAGCTGTTTCGACCGCAGCTTACCTTGTTTCTCTTCCAGACCAGCTTCGATTAATACATCTCGAATTTCAGCGACGCTTAAGCCAATAAGGTCCACGCGCCCATCTTCACGAGGCGTAACTTTCGCGGGAAGTGGAACAGGATCTATGTGGCCGGGAATCTGCATGAGGGCGCATATAAGGAGAGATGCGGCGAAAAGCTAGGTCACTTTAGATCGGCGCCTACCAACGCCCATGAAGCTAGCGAAATATTCTAGACAGCAGATGGTGGCAGCCATATGGCATCGCGATGCGTTTTGGTTTTCAGGAATGGATTGCGGCTGCAGCGATTTTATCGGTGTCGCAACCAATCCATGCGCAGACCCAGAGCACTCCGTCTATTCCGCCAGCAGCAGCGTATGAGGAGCCGAAGCCAGTAAATCCCGACCTTCCGTTGATAGAGCAACAGCGACCTGAGATTCTGGATTATAATATCCCCGTCAATCTGCGCAGTGATACATCGTCCTGCCAAGCCGATGCCACCTATGAACTGGAAGATGTCATCAAAACATGCTGGCCAATATTGCAAGCTGCCCAACTTTTCGTCCAGCTTGAATTCGCGGTTTACGAAGCACGAGAGAGTCTCCGAAAAAAACAAAGATAATATCGCATCAAACAAAGCAAAAGCTTTGAAATTTGCTGAACAACTCCAAGAATTGATCGGAGACCCGAAATTTCCGCTTGAGCACTATTATCTGGAGAAAAGCTATCGGGCAAAGGGGCAATTATACGCTGCATTTGGCGAACATGAACAAGCGCTTCAAGCCGCAAACAAGCGCGTCAACTTGCTCATCAACATGCCGGTCTATGATATGGAATTTCATCTCGCCTTCGCCCAGCATGATCGCACCAAATATCTTTTAAAACTCAACCGCCCCGAAGAGGCGCGAAAAAAATTTGACGCAAGCTTTCCGCTGCTATTTACGCACAGCGGCTATAAGAACGGCTTGCCGATATCCAATCATAGCGAAACCATCATAACCGACGCGTTGCTTAACGGGGATGATGATTTCGCATTGGGGAGCGTTAACAGGTATCTGGCAGCTGCACGGAATATGGGCGAAGGCATGCAATTTGGTCTAATTGACCACATCGACCTGAAAATCTATATTCTGGCGGGACGTGGTCAAGTAGAAGACGTAATCGCTTTGATTGATGAGCGGAACACCGAAAACGCCCGTAATTATTCGCTATGCCCCAATGGCGAGCGATATTTCCCCTATGTCCTGGCACCGCTCCACAACAATCCGAAAATCGCGGCAAAGCTCGAAATGATGAAATGCAGCGCAAAATCTTTGGCAAACATCGATGATGCAGCGGCCAATGGCATTTTTAGCTATGATCGAAAAACGTTGCTACTACCGCCGCGACGTCCTCGCCTTTAGACACAGGTCATTGCAATCGCGAACAGCCTAATGATGCCGCATCAATGGCAGTAGCCGCGCCACGCAACAGATAAGCATCGACAATTGGCTTGCCATCGCGACCGGTGCTTTCAATTGTCATGCTGTTAGAAGAGCGCAGTGCGGCAACAATCGCTGCATCCATCCGTCTGTCCTGAGACCAACCATCTGATCGATTGGCGGTTAACTGGAAACGTCTACCCCCAATTCCTAACATCACACGGCTATTGGTGGATCGATCACGGCTCAGCCGCACATGAAATTGTGCGCGGATATTTCGTTTGGGCCAAAAACCGACTGACGCATAGGACTTGCGCTCCGCCTTGCCCCTGATTTCCTCCGACTCCGCAAGGGCATAGCAGCGCGGGACATCAGCATCGCGAAATGCGCCCCAGCTATTGAAAATTCCGAGCGAGTCTTTCGCCGCAACAGGCCCCGGCAACGCTGCAACGCATAGTGCCAAAAAAACGCTTAAAGTCCTCACGCTTTTTCGCCCTCTCCTGCACCCATATGAATGATTGTTTCGACACCATCGACGATCTGCACCATTGATCCCTGCGGCAGACTATCAGCCATCGGCGCATCAATTGATGCTAACGGAGGCAGTCCAGTCAATAGTCCGCGCAAAACGCGACTGGTCATGCCATGGCTGATCAGTAGAATGTCCTGTTGAAAGGACTGGTCGGAGATCCATGCCTTTAACCTGTTCACAATATCACCATAGGTTTCCCCGCGCGGCGCTTGAGTAAGAAACAAACCCCGGTCATGGTCAATCTGCAACTGTCCATCGAGATCGCTGTAATAAATGCCCTCCCAGTCACCCATGTCGATTTCTCTGAGACGCGGATCCGCTTTGACTTGATGCCAGTCGGTCTCGATATGCTCACACACGACAGATAGGGTTTGCAGCGCCCGTCCGGTGTCGGAAGCGACGAGATTTAACTCAGAAAATCCATTTAGATAGCGCGCCAGCGCCCGGCCCATTTCATCTGCCTGTGCAAAGCCGCGTTGCGTTAATGGCGTATGGGCATCATTTCCTTGAATCCGCCCTGCCAGATTAAAAATCGTCTCTCCATGGCGGGCAATGAACAGCCGTTTTCCTCTTGTATTCAAGTTGCTGCTTAAACCATTCATATCTATGATCAAACTTGTCCCTATGCGGCGCGTCCGGCGAATATCGTTAGCGGGTTTAACGGCATTGTCGGTTTTTTCCACAGATTTTCACCGCAATATGTTTCTTAGCCTCGGTATCGGGCTTGCCCTATTGGTTGATATTGTTAATGAAGCGATGACTATCTGTGAATTGGACGGAGTCTTTTGCCGTGTCCGGACACAGCCACTAGGGTGGAAAAGACCGCCCAAGGACAGGAAATAAAGGACGGTTTATGAAAGCGACAATTGAACGCGCAGCACTGCTAAAAAGTCTGGGCCATGTCCAGTCGGTGGTCGAGCGGCGCAATACCATCCCTATCTTGTCGAACGTCTTGATCGAAGCCAGCGAAGGCGGCGGCATTAAATTGATGGCAACCGACCTCGATTTGCAGGTGGTTGAGACCGTCGAAGCTCAAGTTGAAACAACAGGCTCTATTACCGTTTCCGCCCATACTTTGTTCGACATCGCTCGCAAATTACCCGATGGATCTCAGGTCCAGTTGGATGCCGCCGACGGCAAAATGAAAGTCAATGCGGGCCGGGCGCGGTTCAACCTTCAAACACTGCCTCGCGATGATTTTCCGATCATTGCGGAAGGAGACCTGCCGACCAGCTTTGAACTTCCAGCGGCGTCATTGGTTCAAATTATCGACAAAACCAAATTTGCAATCTCGACCGAAGAAACGCGTTATTATTTGAACGGTATTTTCCTGCACGTGCAGGATGAGGAAACACCGGTTCTTAAAGCAGCCGCAACCGATGGCCATCGGTTGGCCCGTGTCACTTTGCCTCGCCCTGCCGGAGCAGAAGGCATGCCAGACGTGATTGTTCCGCGCAAATGCGTGAATGAGCTGCGCAAGTTGCTGGATGAGAATAGCGACGCGTCGGTCCAGATTGACTTGTCAGCGAGTAAAATCCGTTTCACGCTTGGAACAGCAATCTTGACCAGCAAGCTGATCGATGGAACTTTCCCGGACTACACCCGTGTTATTCCAACCGGGAATGACAAGATCCTCAAAATCGATCCCAAAAGTTTTGCGCAAGGCGTGGACCGTGTATCTACCATTGCCACAGAAAAGACCCGTGCGGTCAAAATGGCGCTGGGCGATGACAAAATCACGCTTTCCGTCACCTCTCCTGAAAATGGTACTGCGGCAGAAGAAGTGCCGGGTGCCTATAAGGAAGATGGCTTTGAAATAGGCTTTAACTCGCGCTACCTGCTCGACATATTGAGCGAAATTGAGGGCGATAATGTCGAACTTCATCTCGCCGACGCGAGTGCGCCAACGCTCATTCGCGAGAATGATAAGTCACCCGCACTCTATGTATTGATGCCGATGCGGGTTTGACGGGATTCTGATGGGTTTGAGATTAACCGTGTGGATCAATAGCGGTTCACGCCCATTATCGATACTATACTCGCTGGCGATGCTGGCTATCCTCCTAACCGCATTAGTCCCTCAGGGCTTCATGCCTGCGCAAACCGCAAATGGTTTCTCAATCCAACTCTGCTCGGGCCATGAGAATAGCAAACTAGCCATAACATCTGAGCATCCGGACTATGCCATGCTCGCGATGGTGTATGGCGGCCCCGAACAACCGGAAAGCCCTGCCCCCGAATCCGAAAGCCCCATCTGTACTTATGCGGCTGCTTCTAGCGCTAGTCTCTTGGCATCCGCTCCGGCAATTGCACTAGTCGACCGGATTTCTGCCTCTCACCAACCCGAAACGCGTAGCCATTTTGCGGTCCGCAACCGCATCAATATTCCGCCAGCCACTGGTCCGCCTGTCATCGTCTGAACTCCATTTATTGGTCCTTCGGGGAAAGTGCCAATGATCAAAAAATCAGACAATTACAGGAAATGTCCATGAAAAACTCACTGCGCGCAGGGGCGCTTATCGCCGCCTGTTTTTCTACCCCCACTCTCGCCCATGATGTCATGGCCGATGACCATGCTCCCATTGGTGTTATGGCCGACCATGCCCATAAAAAGGGTGAAGTCATGTTCTCCGTTCGCCACATGCATATGGGGATGAGCGGCAATCAAATCGGAACCGACAACGTCTCTCCCGAAGAAATCGTGACCACCATTCCCAATCGCTTTTTTGGCGCTCCGGGACAGCCTCCTACCTTGCGCATCGTGCCAACATCGATGCGCACCGACATGACCATGGTGGGGGCGATGTATGCGCCTACAGACTGGGTCACGCTGATCGCCATGGGCAGTTATGTCCAAAAGGAGATGGAGCATACGACTTTTGCAGGTGGAGCCGGAACCAACGTACAAGGCGAATTTACCACCAGTCCCGAAGGCTTTGGTGATATTACCC
Encoded proteins:
- a CDS encoding ArsR/SmtB family transcription factor, giving the protein MTLRLYFDITGNMETIRNHTAVHALSALAQEHRLAIFRLLVQAGRGGLPAGQIAKQLDMPASSLSFHLSHLKNGGVVSDERDGRSIIYRADFQAMNQLMAFLLENCCEGDGCESADAADACMEGQDA
- a CDS encoding VOC family protein; protein product: MKRFHLNLKVSDLEKSRAYYANLFGQQPAVVKPDYIKWMLDDPFINFSIEPANDEIGIAHVGLQAESPEELQGVYERIQDAAGPRFEEGATTCCYASSEKNWTQDPDGLIWEAFYTDGQVTHYGKLPDLGSGQSDAACCLN
- a CDS encoding calcium/sodium antiporter, yielding MLIALFLLLVGFVVLIVGGELLVRGAVRVAERAGMSELLIGLTIVGFGTSAPELVASVEAARAGSPGIAWGNVVGSNLANSLLILGTASLILPMAVPRGPLWRDGGLALVATVVLWFVAKTSGITVAIGAGFLILLCAYLSYAYWAERTQPVGASALHEKAESLEVTDTHLHDEEPLWRSILILIGGIILIVAGGRWLVEGAVDLARLVGLSEAVIGLTVIAIGTSLPELVTSVIAAYKGASAVALGNVLGSNIFNLLLIGGVTAVIAPGTIPAEITNYGLPLLIATSVLLMIFAATGRRISRWEGAVLLIIYIVQLVYNVVAV
- a CDS encoding DUF1801 domain-containing protein, with amino-acid sequence MQYDMGEIGGGNMAKTQTENKTVATTADVQAFINAVEPEWKRDDAKIVATMMERLSGHKPKMWGPSMIGFGQYHYVYDSGREGDMMRTGFSPRKTALTLYCIGGFKNKEKLLAKLGKHSLGKSCLYVKRLSDIDINILEEIIAKDLEYMAKKYPG
- a CDS encoding argininosuccinate synthase, which encodes MSDSVKRVVLAFSGGLDTSVILKWLQQEYSCEVVTFTADLGQGEELGPARKTAEMLGVKPEHIFIDDLREEFVKDYVFPMMRANALYEGLYLLGTSIARPLISKRQIEIAKLTGADAVSHGATGKGNDQIRFELGYYGLNPDVKVIAPWREWDLTSRTRLIEFAEKHQIPVPKDKRGEAPFSTDANMLHTSSEGKVLEDPWEEVPDYVYSRTNNPEDAPDKPEYITIDFERGDGVAINGEGMSPATLLEKLNDYGREHGIGRLDLVENRFVGMKSRGMYETPGGTIYHAAHRGIEQLTLDSGAAHMKDELAPRYAELVYNGFWFAPEREMLQAAIDKSQERVTGTVRLKLYKGSVNVVGRKADVNFNLYSEDVVTFEDDAGAYDQKDAEGFIKLNALRLRLLGKRDG
- a CDS encoding SAM-dependent methyltransferase, whose amino-acid sequence is MSILGRFLGSVVKKGTIAVIHADGSTEKFGSPETGFPDVTVRLADKAVMRQILLDPRLGAAETFMDGRLIMEQGDIMELVQLLRANRRWDRGGRLNNPSAFKRAKSLIAGRLDRINGQVRSKANVAHHYDLSRDLYELFLDEDMQYSCAYWTDPDNTLEQAQRDKKAHIAAKLDLRTGQRLLDIGCGWGGMALYLNRKFGVEMLGITLSEEQLKVAQERAEKDGVADKVKFELIDYRDLAEREAGQFDRIVSVGMFEHVGTPNFKTFFRCAANLMTDDGVMLLHTIGRMGKPGTTDAFTRKYIFPGGYIPALSETVEASEHFRLMATDIETLRLHYALTLREWYKRTVANKDKIVALYDERFFRLWTFYLAGATAAFESGSMCNYQIQFSRNRHTLPLIRDYIGETEKQLKG
- a CDS encoding aquaporin is translated as MGDFSRAQELGAEALGSFFLFVTVVGSGIMAENLADGNVAIALLGNTLATGAILFVLIAILAPISGAHFNPAVTFVMVLRKELTLKGGVLFVIAQLIGGLIGVWAAHVMFEMPVFQLSEKTRTGGGQWLGELIATFGLLFTILGTVRFRPDWVAPAVGLYISAGYWFTSSTSFANPAITVGRAFSNSFAGIAPMDVAGFVAAQFVGAALAWLLARWLLDPAPGAQTQHQN